A region of Cellulophaga sp. RHA19 DNA encodes the following proteins:
- a CDS encoding LLM class flavin-dependent oxidoreductase, whose product MSLKKIAYSVLELAIVSKGSSLQTTFNNSVDLAQNAEKFGYKRFWLAEHHNSITIASSATAILIGKVAENTKTIRVGSGGIMLPNHSPLIIAEQFGTLGSLYANRIDLGLGRAPGTDPETAHAIRANHTQAAHSFPEEVVQIQQYFSAENKNSKVRATVAEGVDVPLYILGSSTDSAHLSSRKGLPYAFASHFATAKLHEALKIYNEEFVPSSYLDKPYTMAGVNVIVADTDEEAEKISTSLLKIIVGLLTNQRDFMLPPVEMTDDLRELFKHPAVDQMLKYSFIGSKTTVKKQVKEFLEQTQVDELIAVTNIYDHKDRIKSYKLFSEIMNEINLEKE is encoded by the coding sequence ATGTCATTAAAAAAAATAGCATATTCGGTTTTAGAACTCGCAATTGTATCTAAAGGTAGTTCTTTACAAACCACGTTTAATAATAGTGTAGACCTTGCACAAAACGCAGAAAAATTTGGTTACAAGCGTTTTTGGCTAGCAGAGCATCATAACTCTATAACCATAGCTAGTTCTGCAACCGCAATATTAATAGGTAAAGTTGCAGAAAACACAAAAACAATACGTGTTGGTTCTGGTGGTATTATGCTACCTAACCACTCCCCTTTAATTATTGCCGAACAATTTGGCACATTAGGTAGTTTATATGCTAACCGTATAGATTTAGGTTTAGGTAGAGCTCCAGGAACAGACCCAGAAACGGCACACGCTATTAGAGCAAACCACACACAGGCAGCACACTCGTTCCCAGAAGAAGTTGTACAAATACAACAGTATTTTTCTGCAGAAAACAAAAACTCTAAAGTAAGAGCAACAGTTGCCGAGGGTGTAGATGTGCCATTATATATTTTAGGTTCTAGTACAGACAGTGCACATTTATCATCTAGAAAAGGCTTGCCATACGCATTTGCTAGTCATTTTGCTACAGCAAAGCTTCATGAAGCACTTAAAATTTACAATGAAGAATTTGTACCGTCTAGTTATTTAGATAAACCATACACTATGGCTGGTGTAAATGTTATTGTAGCTGATACTGATGAGGAAGCTGAAAAAATATCTACATCATTACTTAAAATTATAGTTGGCCTACTTACCAACCAAAGAGATTTTATGTTACCGCCAGTAGAAATGACAGATGATTTGCGTGAACTTTTTAAACACCCTGCTGTAGACCAAATGTTAAAATATTCTTTTATAGGAAGCAAAACAACTGTAAAAAAGCAGGTAAAAGAATTTTTAGAACAAACTCAGGTTGATGAGCTTATTGCGGTAACAAACATTTACGATCACAAAGACCGCATAAAATCATATAAATTATTTTCAGAAATAATGAATGAAATAAATTTAGAAAAGGAATAA